The Patescibacteria group bacterium sequence CTCTTAATCTTAGTTCAATCTGGACATTGTGCCCTTTGCTCAAAAATTTATTGACCTGTTTTTGTTTGACTTCCAAATCATGCTGACCTATGCTCAGCGACAATCTAATACCTTTGGTATCAACTTTTTTGGCTTTTTGTGAACTACGACTTTGCTGATATTGGAATTTTCCGTAATCTATGATTTTACAAACCGGAGGATTGGCTAATGGAGATACTTCTACTAGGTCAAATCCCCGATTGGTAGCCAAATCAAGCGCATCTAAAGTATCCATGATGCCTAGCTGCTCACCATTTTCGTCAATGACCATTACTTGCGGTACTCTGATTCTGTCATTGCGTCGAAATTTTTTGGTGGTGTCTTTAAAGCCTTGTGGTCTTCGTGCTCTTATAATTTTATTTTAATAATTATCTATTGGTTTTGATCAAATCCTTTAGGGATTTTTTCAACTGGTGGAGATGAGGGGTATTACGCCCCTGTCTGACAAATTTCCAAACATACTTCTACAAGCTTAGCCAGTTTTGTTGTCTCGACACTTGGCTCTAAAATTGGCAAAAAACCAAATGTCCAGTTGGGAATGTTTTTGGGTAGGCCACTCCAACGATAGCTTTCCCTAGCCTAGTAAAATGACACCTCAAATTGATTCTAGGCAGTCAAAGTGAGATGGTTGTTGCAAATTTATGCTACAACTGTGGAAAGCTGAGGCATTGTAAACAATGCTTTGACTCTCGCAAAAGTGTTTTTTGCACTTATTTTGATGATGTTTTAGGAGATCATAGCTCCACTTGCCGTATATTTTTTCATTTGACATCAAATATATAACATCCCCTCAAATTAAAAATTTTTTAATTTTCTAAGGATATTCCTTTTGATATCACGTTTTTTGATATCTTCTCGCTTGTCAAATTTCTTTTTTCCTTTAACCAAGGCGATTTTTACCTTAATTAACCTTCGCGTAGTATACACTGAAACAGGTATAATTGTCAAGCCCTTTTCGTTGGTTTTGTTGGATAAATATCCAATTTCTTTCTTATTTAGTAGGAGTTGGCGATCACGATCAGGGTTATAATTTTTGAGGCTACTGGCCAAAGCTTTGGAATAGGCTGGTATATGAGCCTTTTTTAGGTAAGCTTGACCATTTTTGATGGAAACAAAAGAACCTTTTAGACTTAAGTGGCCGCTTTTTACAGATTTTACCTCTTGGCCGGTCAATACTAAACCAGCTTCAAATTCTTCTACAATTTTGAAACTAAAATAAGCTTCTTTATTTTTGGCCAAAACTGACATTGATCTTTTTTAGTGATATGAAATTTGCGAGTAAACAAGCGCTCTACTCTATATATAGAGTAGCATGGAATTTGATCTTTTCAAAGAGCCCGTGAAGTGTAATATGGCGACAATATCCAAGAAAAACAAATATTTAGCCTTTCCCCTGACAGGACTTTGACATTGACAGAGAAAATTTTTTTTGTTAATTTATTATATCTTTTAGTTGGCTGTTTGCAGGCTATTTGTCAGTTTTGATTATTTCTTAGCGCCCCTCCTTGCTGAGAATAGTCATTTCTACTGACAGGTAGCCTCTAGGCAGTCATTTTTTGTCAAAAAAAATTAGGGGCCACGCGCTGAGCGGTGGCCCCGTCTACGATGAATGGTGGCTGCTACCACGACTAGTGAGGCACTGATTTGCGCCATGCACTATACTGGATTGAGGCAATCCAGGCGTCTGAGCTTCGGCACGTTGGGGTCAATTCCCCCGTTTTTTAGAATGGACTTATTGCCTCTCTGAGAGCAGGCGGCCTTTCTAATTTGTTTGGAGAGGCGCTTCTCTCCGCCTTAGCTACAGCTCTGGGTGTGACCCTTTGGTCCGCAGACATTGGTTCTAGAGCTTCCCGTGCTGTTTGAGATTGTGGCATCCCAAGCAGTTTTTTGGCACGGACAGCCGTGTCGGCCGTGTCTAGATGTACCAAATTTCTGGTAACGTGATTGTCAACCAGGTCTATGGCGGGCTTTCGTCAACCACCATGTTTATTATATAACGAGTACTTTTGGGGTGTCAATGACTCAAAAATTTGCTATAATTATCTTATGGACGAAGGGCAAAAAAAGATATTGGTTTCTATAGCTGTATTTTTGGGAGTAATCATTACTTTTGCGGCATTATTATATATTGGGATGTTGCTCTTTACTAGAGATTTTGATTATTTTAATATCTTAAAAGCTTATTAAATATTAATTTTAAAAATATGTTTGGATTTATATTAGTAATTTTAGGTGTTTTATTTCTTTTTCAGGAAATGGGCATTATTAGTGGTGATTTTTGGGGTTACTTTTGGTCAGTCATTTTGATAGTCGTAGGATTTAGTCTGATGAATAAAAACCAGAATAAAGATGAGTGCTGGCACTGGTGGTGTTCGTCCAAAAAAAAGGACAAAAAACACAAAATAGTAGACGAGCAATAATGCAAAAAATAATTGGAGAAAAAGAGTCTCAGGTAGAAGCCAAGAAATCTAGATTCTTGGGCTTTTGCTTTTATGTAGAGTCAGTTGATAAAGTAAAAGAAATTCTTGATAGCTTTGAAGGAAAATACAAAGGCTCGGTTCATACTGTCTATGCCTATAGATTAAAAGAAAATGGGGTGCTCCGTGAAAAATTTGACAATGACCGTGAGCCAGTGGGATCGGCCGGACCACCGCTTTTGTCGCTTCTCAAAAATAAAGGTGTAATGAATTGTCTATTAGTAGTAGTTAGATATTTTGGCGGTACTTTATTAGGCACCGGAGGATTAGTCAGAGCTTATACCAGCGCCGGACAGCTTACTTTGGAAGAAAATTTATGTCTATTAGAACAGAACAAAGAAAAATAAATATAAATGACTGTGAGTATTCATATACACTGCGTCGACGTTGGCGTGTCAGATATGTCAGGTTGTCTATTGAGCATGACGGGTCTTTGGTTTTGACGGCTCCATTATCTTATCCAATTTTTTTGATAAACAGGTTTTTGCACAGTCGTGTTTTATGGATAGATAATGGCTTGGCCAAAGTAAAAAACAGAGCTAGTGTCATGGGTATCAAACACAGTGAGGCCGAGCTAAAAAAATATAAAAAAATTACTCGAGAATTGGTGAAAAGTCGGCTTGATTATTTTAATCAGTTTTATGGTTTTAAGATAAATAGGATTGCAATTAGAAACCAAAAAAGCCGCTGGGGCTCCTGCTCGTCAGATAAAAATCTTAATTTTAATTATCGTTTAACACTTATTCCACCTGATTTGGCAGATTATATAATAGTCCACGAATTGTGCCATTTGTCTCAGATGAATCATTCCAAGGCTTTTTGGCAATTAGTTGCTCAGACTGTCCCGGATTACAAAAATAAAGAAAAATTACTCAAGAAAATTTAACCAGCACCTTTTTATAAAAAGGTGCTGGTTTTAGCTAATATTAGTTAAGAAAGTAACCTCGGAGGTTGATTTGAACAATCTAGCTTATTTTGCTAAAATAAGAAGACAAGTATGGAAGAAAAATATCAAAAAATAATTGAGGCAGCCCAGGCCGGCGGCCAAGTTTTGAAGCACTATTTTGGGCAAAATTTGGATATTGAACAAAAAACTATTCCAGCTGATATCAGAACCAAGGCCGACACAGAATCAGAACAAGTTATTTTAAAAATACTCAAAGAAGATTTTCCAGACTACAATATACACTCTGAAGAAGATGGTAATACTGACAATGGATCAGAATATACTTTTGTAGTGGATCCACTAGATGCTTCAAACAATTTTGTACTTGGCATTCCCAATTTTTCGGTTATCATTGCTTTGCAAAAAAATAATGAAACAATTTTTGGGCTAGTTTATCAGCCTATTTTGGATTTGAGCTATTATGCTATCAAAGGCCAGGGCGCTTTTTTAAACGGAAAAAAGATATTGGTCAACGATAAAGAAAATATTCAAGACATATCAATTGGAGTAGTTTGGGGTTATGAGCATGACAAAGATTTGGATGCCGACTGGACTCAAAAAATTATCAAATCAGATATTAAACGATTATGTTTTAATTGGTCGGTAGGAATTGATTTTTGTATGTTAGCTTCCGGCAAGATAGAGGCAATACTTCACAACAATTTAGATATTCATGATTTTTTGGCGGGCAAATTGATTGCCAAAGAAGCCGGAGCATATATATCAGATTTGGCTGGTAATCCAGATAAGGATGATGAAAATAATACTTTTTTGATTACTAACAACAAAATAATTAATAATAAAATTTTAGAAATTTTAAAATAAACCTATATGGCAGAAGAAAAGAAGGCCGGAGGCCTAGACAATAACAAGGAAGAAAAATATGTCCGTCCAACTTGGGATGAATATTTTATGGAAATGGCTAGAACTGCTTCCAAGCGTGCGACTTGCAGTCGCGGTAGAAGTGGTTCAATTGCTGTCAAAGACAACCAAATTTTGGTAACAGGTTACGTCGGCGCACCAAAAGGATTGCCTGATTGTGATGAAGTTGGTCATTTGATAAAAAAAGTAGACCATGGCGATGGTACAGTCAGTAATCACTGTGTACGCACCATTCATGCTGAGCAAAATCTAATTTGCCAAGCTGCCAAAAGGGGAGTGTCTATAGAAGGGGCGACTGTTTATTGTCGTATGGTACCTTGTGTTGTCTGCTGTATGCTCCTTGTCAATTGTGGTATCAAGCGAGTAGTAGCTGAAAGACACTATCATCAGGGTGGACAAGATATTTTGAAGCAAGCAGGTATAGAGTTGGATGTCATATATGATGATGAAATGCAGACTTATGAAG is a genomic window containing:
- a CDS encoding M48 family metallopeptidase, translated to MSIRTEQRKININDCEYSYTLRRRWRVRYVRLSIEHDGSLVLTAPLSYPIFLINRFLHSRVLWIDNGLAKVKNRASVMGIKHSEAELKKYKKITRELVKSRLDYFNQFYGFKINRIAIRNQKSRWGSCSSDKNLNFNYRLTLIPPDLADYIIVHELCHLSQMNHSKAFWQLVAQTVPDYKNKEKLLKKI
- a CDS encoding YigZ family protein, whose product is MQKIIGEKESQVEAKKSRFLGFCFYVESVDKVKEILDSFEGKYKGSVHTVYAYRLKENGVLREKFDNDREPVGSAGPPLLSLLKNKGVMNCLLVVVRYFGGTLLGTGGLVRAYTSAGQLTLEENLCLLEQNKEK
- a CDS encoding inositol monophosphatase, whose amino-acid sequence is MEEKYQKIIEAAQAGGQVLKHYFGQNLDIEQKTIPADIRTKADTESEQVILKILKEDFPDYNIHSEEDGNTDNGSEYTFVVDPLDASNNFVLGIPNFSVIIALQKNNETIFGLVYQPILDLSYYAIKGQGAFLNGKKILVNDKENIQDISIGVVWGYEHDKDLDADWTQKIIKSDIKRLCFNWSVGIDFCMLASGKIEAILHNNLDIHDFLAGKLIAKEAGAYISDLAGNPDKDDENNTFLITNNKIINNKILEILK
- the infC gene encoding translation initiation factor IF-3, translating into MVIDENGEQLGIMDTLDALDLATNRGFDLVEVSPLANPPVCKIIDYGKFQYQQSRSSQKAKKVDTKGIRLSLSIGQHDLEVKQKQVNKFLSKGHNVQIELRLRGRERAFRAKALQVIKDFLEKIEVEYKMDKNIQQQGSIISALISKK
- a CDS encoding cytidine/deoxycytidylate deaminase family protein; protein product: MAEEKKAGGLDNNKEEKYVRPTWDEYFMEMARTASKRATCSRGRSGSIAVKDNQILVTGYVGAPKGLPDCDEVGHLIKKVDHGDGTVSNHCVRTIHAEQNLICQAAKRGVSIEGATVYCRMVPCVVCCMLLVNCGIKRVVAERHYHQGGQDILKQAGIELDVIYDDEMQTYEGMTEKK
- the smpB gene encoding SsrA-binding protein SmpB is translated as MSVLAKNKEAYFSFKIVEEFEAGLVLTGQEVKSVKSGHLSLKGSFVSIKNGQAYLKKAHIPAYSKALASSLKNYNPDRDRQLLLNKKEIGYLSNKTNEKGLTIIPVSVYTTRRLIKVKIALVKGKKKFDKREDIKKRDIKRNILRKLKNF